From Sediminibacterium sp. TEGAF015, a single genomic window includes:
- a CDS encoding sugar phosphate isomerase/epimerase family protein gives MPVNRRKFLQQGTLAALAAVSMPSWASAAAKKKFITGVQLYSVRDDMRKDPLGTLKAVAEMGYKNVEHANYVNRKFYGYAAADFKKVLDDLGMKMPSGHTVMGASHWDASKKDFTDSWKYTIEDAAIAGQELVISPSLESGLRKSKDDMLRFMEVFNKCGELCKKSGMRFGYHNHDFEFTQMMGEETMYEVMLNNTDPSMVTQQFDMGNLYGTGADALAIVKKYPGRFVSMHVKDEIKRASGNGYESTILGKGVQKVKEIIDEGLKNGGTIHFIVEQEAYQGIPPIDCIREDIKVMKQWGYK, from the coding sequence ATGCCAGTGAACCGCCGTAAATTTTTACAACAGGGAACTTTAGCTGCATTGGCTGCTGTTTCTATGCCTTCATGGGCTTCTGCAGCTGCCAAAAAGAAGTTTATAACAGGGGTGCAATTGTATTCTGTAAGAGATGATATGCGTAAAGATCCCCTTGGTACTTTAAAAGCTGTTGCAGAAATGGGGTATAAAAATGTGGAGCATGCTAACTATGTGAATAGAAAGTTCTACGGATATGCTGCAGCAGACTTCAAAAAGGTATTAGATGATTTAGGAATGAAAATGCCTTCTGGTCATACTGTTATGGGCGCCAGTCACTGGGACGCTTCCAAAAAAGACTTTACTGACAGCTGGAAATACACCATTGAAGACGCTGCTATTGCAGGTCAGGAGTTGGTAATTAGTCCTTCGCTGGAATCAGGGTTAAGAAAATCAAAAGACGATATGCTTCGCTTCATGGAGGTATTTAATAAATGTGGTGAGCTATGTAAAAAATCCGGAATGAGATTTGGCTATCATAATCATGATTTTGAGTTTACTCAAATGATGGGCGAGGAAACCATGTATGAAGTCATGTTGAATAATACTGATCCTTCCATGGTGACACAGCAGTTTGACATGGGCAATTTATATGGAACGGGTGCAGATGCGCTCGCAATTGTAAAAAAGTATCCCGGAAGATTTGTTTCCATGCATGTAAAAGACGAGATAAAGCGAGCGAGTGGAAATGGTTATGAAAGTACCATTTTGGGTAAAGGGGTACAGAAGGTAAAAGAAATTATTGACGAAGGCTTAAAGAATGGAGGCACCATTCATTTTATTGTTGAGCAAGAAGCTTATCAGGGTATCCCTCCGATAGACTGTATCAGGGAAGATATTAAAGTAATGAAGCAGTGGGGCTACAAATAG